Within the Prevotella scopos JCM 17725 genome, the region TTTTAGTCATCTATTGCGTAACTTAATTGTTTTCGTTTTCTTCTATTTGTTTCTCAGTCTTTCCAAAGCGACGCTGTCTGCTCTGGAAACTTGCTATGGCTTTCTGCAAATCCTGCTCGTTGAAGTCAGGCCAATAGGTATCACAGAAGTATAGCTCAGAATAAGCTATCTGCCATAAGAGGTAATTGGAGATGCGAAGCTCGCCACCCGTCCTTATCAAGAGGTCAGGATCAGGCATGAAGTTTGTTTCCAAATGCTCGCTAATCATCTCTTCTGTAATCATTTCGGAAAGCAAAGGTTCAGAGCTGTTAGCCTGATATTCTGCAACAATCTCCCTCATCGCTTTTGTTATCTCCCAACGTGCACTGTAGCTAAGAGCCACAACCATCGTCATTGCGGAGTTCTTTGCGGTATGTTCTTCCGTCTCACGCAATTTCTTCTGCACTTCTTCTGGCAGACGTGCCATATCACCAATAACACGGAAACGCACATTATTCTTCATGAAGATTTCATCTTCTAAAGACGTAAGCACAAGTCCCATCAACGCTGCAATTTCATCGGTAGGACGATTCCAATTCTCAGTTGAAAAGGTATAGAGCGTGAGAAACTTCACTCCCAATCGTACACATTCAGATGTGATGCGACGTACGGTATCAACTCCTGCCTGATGTCCGTAGGAGCGTGGCTTGTTCCGTTCTGTTGCCCAACGTCCATTACCATCCATTGTGATAGCAATGTGCTGGGGTATTCGTGTCATATCTAATTCTTCTGCCATATCTATTGAAGAGATAAACCTTTGTTTTGTCCTGTACAGCACTTATGTCTGCACACTTTAGACATTACCTTATATAACAAGGTCGGAACTAACTTCCCTTACTCGTCCTCATTATGACAAGTCTTACACTTTGTCATAAAACTATAAGAGAACGTCAGCTGTAGGGTTGAATAGCTGTCTGTATTCTTAAATAGTCCGCTACTCTTAATGCCGTAGGGATCTTTCTGTCCGTCTAACTCATCGCTCAACGAGAAGTGTAATGCCCACTGCAAACCGACATTCATACGCTCACTGACCTTATACTTCACACCCAATCCGATTGGAAGATTCGCTGTGAGCACCGACTTGCGGTCACCGCCTTTAATATTAACATAGGTGGCACCTAATCCTATTGTCACGTATGGTGACAAGCGCTGTGCACCACGATAGTCACGACCTGTACCATATGGAAGGAAGTTATATTCGTAAGCAACACCAACGTCAACCAATGAGTTGTCAAATGTATAGGGAGCTGAAGCAAAACGTGGATAGTAAGTCTTGACATCAGCTGACGAACCTTTCATCTTTCCAAACGATACGTTCATCTTTAATCCCATGTATGGGCTGAAATTATATCTTGCTAACACCGTTCCCATCGGCTGCAGGTCCTTCAGCAACGACTCATTAAAGTCGCCTAAGTACCCCATCATACCGACACCAGCACCAATCTCCATCTTATACTCTGCGTCAGACTGCGCCCAGAGAGGTGTAGCTGCAAGGACAAGTAGGAGGTTGATGACGAAACGTTTCATTGTTGCTCAATGTTTTTTGTCGTAATCTTACAGACGACTAAGGTTCAACTCCCAGCCTACTCTATTGAGTCTTCCACGCCAAACCTTTGTACCACTGATTATCCAGAGGAACTCATCACTATCTACAGTTGCTGTGAAAGCAGTTGCTGGTTGTAAGTCGGTTGGATAAATGAAATCCTTATCACTCTTCCATGTGATACCACCATCGCGTGAGAGGAGCATAGAAGCCAGCTTACCATTTGTATCAACGCCCAAGGCAAGTGTTGCCTTATCATAGCCTACTACTGCAAGGGTCTTATAAAGTGGGAGCTGGAACTTATCAGCATTGCTCACTACATAACTCCAAGCCTCATTCTGACGATAAGAAAGTTTCGTCCAAGAAACATTCTTTGTTCCATCTGCCAATGTCCCAACGAGCTGAACTCGATACATATCAGCTGTTAGGGCTGTGAGCGAAGCGTTGATATTGTTTACTGGAAGCAGTGATGCGTTACTATCTAATGACTCATTCGTCCACGTTGTACCATTGTCCTTTGACGCTAATAATGTACCACTAGTTGACAATGCGAATAACTCTGCTGGTGATGCTGCCACCAACAGCTTCAGGTTGCTGTTGGTTGCGACTGTTGTCCAACTGCTACCATCTGTAGAGCTATATACCACGCCATTATC harbors:
- a CDS encoding DUF6089 family protein — its product is MKRFVINLLLVLAATPLWAQSDAEYKMEIGAGVGMMGYLGDFNESLLKDLQPMGTVLARYNFSPYMGLKMNVSFGKMKGSSADVKTYYPRFASAPYTFDNSLVDVGVAYEYNFLPYGTGRDYRGAQRLSPYVTIGLGATYVNIKGGDRKSVLTANLPIGLGVKYKVSERMNVGLQWALHFSLSDELDGQKDPYGIKSSGLFKNTDSYSTLQLTFSYSFMTKCKTCHNEDE
- a CDS encoding isoprenyl transferase codes for the protein MAEELDMTRIPQHIAITMDGNGRWATERNKPRSYGHQAGVDTVRRITSECVRLGVKFLTLYTFSTENWNRPTDEIAALMGLVLTSLEDEIFMKNNVRFRVIGDMARLPEEVQKKLRETEEHTAKNSAMTMVVALSYSARWEITKAMREIVAEYQANSSEPLLSEMITEEMISEHLETNFMPDPDLLIRTGGELRISNYLLWQIAYSELYFCDTYWPDFNEQDLQKAIASFQSRQRRFGKTEKQIEENENN